In one window of Gossypium arboreum isolate Shixiya-1 chromosome 4, ASM2569848v2, whole genome shotgun sequence DNA:
- the LOC108459721 gene encoding protein SRG1-like yields the protein MEARVENGGSCEVGKSGWGKSLPVPSIQEIMRSDSQSVPQRYIHENKDRPIISEDLADSPEIPVIDFSFLAKGDEDEVQKLHLACKDWGFFQVINHGVKEEILEKMKAAVAAFFELPFQEKKKYAKAENEIEGYGQNFVVSEHQKLDWSDMIYLFTLPSQNRNFKFWPLSLPGFKEALEEYSREMQKIAEELQANFSVLMGLKRDGLKRLQGGELKQGIRMNYYPICSRPDLVLGISPHSDGTSFTLLLQDDDVTGLQIKHNEAWVPVKPIPNSLVVNIGDATEIQSNGMYKSIEHRAIINEKKPRISIATFIFPDDEQEIGPVETMIDDQNHPKLYRNIKYVDYVREKFSRKMEGKAHTQFAKLRTISNH from the exons ATGGAAGCGAGAGTTGAAAATGGAGGATCTTGTGAAGTTGGTAAATCGGGGTGGGGTAAATCTTTGCCAGTTCCAAGCATTCAGGAGATTATGAGAAGCGATTCTCAATCAGTTCCCCAAAGATACATTCATGAAAATAAGGATAGGCCAATTATTTCCGAGGATTTGGCTGATTCTCCTGAAATTCCCGTCATAGATTTCTCATTTCTAGCCAAAGGTGATGAAGATGAAGTCCAGAAACTACACCTTGCTTGCAAGGACTGGGGCTTTTTCCAG GTAATAAATCATGGGGTGAAAGAGGAGATCCTGGAGAAGATGAAAGCAGCGGTAGCAGCTTTCTTTGAGCTGCCATTCCAAGAGAAAAAGAAATATGCAAAGGCAGAAAATGAAATAGAAGGATATGGTCAAAACTTTGTGGTCTCTGAGCACCAAAAGCTTGATTGGTCTGACATGATTTATTTATTCACTCTCCCTTCTCAAAATAGGAACTTCAAGTTCTGGCCCCTCTCTTTACCAGGTTTCAA AGAAGCATTGGAAGAGTACTCGAGAGAAATGCAAAAGATAGCCGAGGAACTCCAAGCCAACTTTTCAGTATTAATGGGATTGAAAAGAGATGGGTTAAAAAGGTTACAAGGGGGGGAGCTTAAACAAGGCATAAGAATGAATTACTACCCTATTTGTTCAAGGCCTGATCTTGTTCTTGGGATTAGCCCTCACTCAGATGGCACAAGCTTCACTTTGTTGCTGCAAGATGATGATGTCACTGGCCTCCAAATTAAGCACAATGAAGCTTGGGTCCCTGTTAAACCTATCCCAAATTCACTTGTCGTCAACATTGGTGATGCCACTgag ATTCAAAGCAATGGAATGTACAAAAGCATTGAACATAGAGCCATAATAAATGAGAAGAAACCAAGAATATCAATTGCAACATTCATCTTTCCGGATGATGAGCAAGAAATTGGTCCAGTTGAAACAATGATAGATGACCAGAATCACCCCAAATTGTATAGAAACATCAAGTATGTTGACTATGTTAGAGAAAAGTTTTCCAGGAAAATGGAAGGAAAAGCTCACACTCAATTTGCGAAGCTACGCACGATAAGTAAtcactaa